The proteins below are encoded in one region of Drosophila santomea strain STO CAGO 1482 chromosome 3R, Prin_Dsan_1.1, whole genome shotgun sequence:
- the LOC120451948 gene encoding uncharacterized protein LOC120451948, whose amino-acid sequence MFKSKSFDLVFEEKTKKPERLYQPRRMRWLKYIILPAVFSFALLLILVNVDFSDNDEDSKHLGNGCDTSLFISNYGFENNTLYQSFFYGRFALQSLFIENSTIVHINDGAFDQESTVNISSLQLINVQLENLTESALQGLQKLQNFTLVNKNNNFRPLGFLSAVAESLISAEIHQSLAAKITYSVCDFLGSRNFTQLKYLDLSGTHLDKSLIKEYFNNLPSLEQLILKNCGLDHIEWEILKPTHKFLHHSDLGVTRKTENYEYQLDVFGYYPETTKNALDIYTNLAKGAMAPEVVGTTTTETIHTSKEILPPSSTSTESVTSYTTSTEELYTAESTVSTTPSSNCEEEFCQDLVCSRISTDSVATADPESSSCQDGLLVEICESDCSTPTFFCVILGENFTSQSNCCSHQRMRCVISAQVSWFEDHSGLVIGLGVGLLFIGSFLGMLIVFGTLRLKPSWLRGSKRRESNTMGLIQRRFEKDPYEQVERPIATIDNNEYVTAYHRYLEQANHRPTESNKYISPPRDRAPSVPPSSDYPLPLPARNCNVYESCELYEELP is encoded by the exons AGAAACCGGAACGGCTGTACCAGCCTCGTCGGATGCGATGGCTAAAATATATCATCCTGCCGGCGGTTTTCTCCTTTGCGCTTCTGCTGATCCTGGTCAATGTGGATTTCTCCGATAACGATGAGGATTCGAAACATCTGGGAAATGGATGTGACACATCGCTATTTATATCTAACTATGGATTCGAAAATAACACACTTTACCAGAGCTTTTTCTATGGAAGATTTGCATTGCAAAGCCTTTTCATCGAAAACTCCACTATAGTTCATATCAACGATGGTGCTTTTGACCAAGAAAGCACGGTAAACATATCAAGCCTGCAGCTCATAAATGTGCAATTGGAAAATTTAACTGAATCTGCCCTCCAAGGTCTTCAAAAGCTTCAGAACTTTACTCtagtcaataaaaataataactttaGGCCACTTGGATTCCTCTCAGCTGTGGCTGAATCGTTAATCAGTGCGGAAATACACCAGTCATTAGCCGCTAAAATAACGTATTCAGTGTGCGACTTTTTGGGATCCCGGAACTTCACCCAGTTGAAATATTTAGATCTGAGTGGGACACACTTAGACAAAAGCCTTATTAAAGAGTATTTCAACAATCTTCCCTCCTTGGAGCAACTTATTCTAAAGAACTGTGGGTTGGACCACATCGAGTGGGAAATCCTGAAACCAACACATAAATTTTTGCATCACTCGGACTTGGGCGTAACTCGGAAGACAGAAAACTATGAATATCAATTGGACGTATTCGGGTATTATCCTGAGACAACGAAAAACGCTCTGGATATATATACTAACCTGGCTAAAGGGGCAATGGCTCCAGAAGTAGTAGGCACCACCACAACAGAAACTATACATACATCCAAAGAAATTTTACCACCATCATCCACCTCAACAGAAAGTGTAACATCATACACTACATCCACGGAGGAATTATATACTGCAGAATCAACGGTATCAACAACACCATCGTCAAATTGCGAAGAGGAATTTTGCCAGGATCTGGTATGCTCAAGAATATCCACCGATTCGGTTGCAACTGCAGATCCAGAAAGTTCGTCGTGCCAGGACGGCTTACTGGTGGAGATCTGCGAATCGGATTGCTCCACACCCACATTTTTCTGTGTGATATTAGGCGAGAATTTTACCTCCCAATCAAACTGTTGTTCTCACCAGAGAATGAGATGTGTGATCTCCGCACAGGTCTCCTGGTTCGAGGACCACAGCGGACTGGTTATTGGATTAGGAGTTGGTCTTCTCTTCATCGGCAGTTTCCTCGGGATGCTCATCGTCTTCGGGACCCTGCGACTGAAGCCATCCTGGTTGCGCGGCAGTAAGCGGCGTGAGTCGAACACGATGGGGCTGATTCAACGAAGATTCGAAAAGGACCCGTATGAGCAAGTGGA ACGTCCGATTGCGACTATCGACAATAACGAATATGTCACTGCCTATCACCGTTACCTGGAGCAAGCGAATCACCGCCCCACGGAGTCGAACAAGTATATTAGCCCACCTAGGGATAGGGCTCCTTCTGTTCCGCCCTCCAGCGATTATCCCTTACCACTTCCGGCAAGAAATTGCAACGTGTACGAGAGCTGTGAGCTGTACGAGGAACTTCcgtag